In the genome of Spea bombifrons isolate aSpeBom1 chromosome 11, aSpeBom1.2.pri, whole genome shotgun sequence, one region contains:
- the LOC128468956 gene encoding histone H2B 1.1-like, with translation MPDPAKSAPAPKKGSKKAVTKTQKKDGKKRKKSRKESYAIYVYKVLKQVHPDTGISSKAMGIMNSFVNDIFERIAGEASRLAHYNKRSTITSREIQTAVRLLLPGELAKHAVSEGTKAVTKYTSAK, from the coding sequence ATGCCTGATCCAGCGAAATCTGCGCCTGCTCCGAAGAAGGGCTCTAAGAAAGCTGTTACGAAGACTCAGAAAAAAGACGGGAAGAAGCGCAAGAAGAGCAGAAAGGAAAGCTACGCGATCTATGTGTACAAGGTACTAAAGCAGGTGCACCCAGACACTGGCATTTCCTCCAAGGCCATGGGCATCATGAACTCGTTTGTCAATGATATCTTTGAGCGCATTGCCGGGGAAGCTTCACGCCTAGCCCATTACAACAAGCGCTCCACTATCACTTCTCGGGAGATTCAGACTGCTGTACGCCTCCTCCTTCCTGGAGAGCTGGCCAAGCACGCTGTGTCAGAGGGCACCAAGGCTGTTACCAAGTACACCAGCGCCAAGTAA
- the LOC128469031 gene encoding histone H4 — translation MSGRGKGGKGLGKGGAKRHRKVLRDNIQGITKPAIRRLARRGGVKRISGLIYEETRGVLKVFLENVIRDAVTYTEHAKRKTVTAMDVVYALKRQGRTLYGFGG, via the coding sequence ATGTCTGGTCGTGGTAAAGGAGGTAAGGGACTCGGGAAAGGTGGTGCAAAGAGGCACAGGAAGGTGCTTCGGGATAACATCCAGGGTATCACTAAGCCTGCTATCCGCCGTTTGGCTCGCAGAGGAGGTGTGAAGCGTATCTCTGGGCTGATCTATGAGGAGACCCGTGGTGTGCTCAAAGTGTTTTTGGAGAACGTGATTCGCGACGCAGTCACTTATACTGAGCATGCCAAGAGGAAAACCGTTACCGCTATGGACGTGGTGTATGCCTTGAAACGCCAAGGCCGTACTCTGTACGGTTTCGGAGGTTAA